In the Colletotrichum lupini chromosome 1, complete sequence genome, one interval contains:
- a CDS encoding PAP2 superfamily protein, whose translation MTSHTNGAASAPNPQPDATLANLKLADPAAVAEAPAPPLIVVKSPSDAPDAGLRSLDHYKRALPPWRYRLRQSLLPLIRWETPYLAYLQETMRTPWLDSYFAITANLGTHTFFMIGLPMLFWCGYASFGKGVIHILAEGVFFTGFIKDFFSLPRPLSPPLHRITMSGSAALEYGFPSTHSANAVSVAVYAVLLLRSPENAMPETTKTVLEGLSYFYAISIILGRLYCGMHGFIDVIVGSVLGAAISLVEFHYGPPLDAYMHSSSWWAPVIAALVVIVLVRIHPEPADDCPCFDDSVAFAGVVIGLEIGTWMYGRTSIDSFGGSAHTVESIDLNALGWHIVLARVVFGVVVILLWREVMKPTMLRVLPHLFRLLEKVEWNLPRRFFTPASMYKSIDPGSRMDTLIPNVRDLPRVVQSIRHPTTRGRSVSIGPQSAADAYETLAYRERRRRESIGSNGSIKSKGSVHELREKSSDWEGKGATSGVQGHHGNSLNDFERMMGTGSVLASPSEEKGEVELRVGQQDEMSEKEMFLRLIRPRVRYDVEVVTKLVVYTGIAWLGVGLIPIMFELIGLGSNHLRTA comes from the exons ATGACTAGCCATACCAATGGCGCCGCATCTGCGCCGAATCCCCAGCCGGACGCCACCCTTGCGAATCTAAAGCTTGCCGACCCAGCTGCTGTCGCCGAGGCCCCCGCCCCGCCTCTGATCGTAGTCAAGAGCCCCAGTGACGCCCCTGATGCGGGTTTGAGAAGTCTCGATCATT ACAAGAGAGCGCTGCCGCCATGGCGATATCGACTGCGGCAGTCGCTGCTGCCACTGATCCGATGGGAGACACCTTACCTGGCCTATCTGCAGGAAACGATGCGCACCCCGTGGCTCGATAGTTACTTTGCGATCACGGCCAACCTCGGCACTCATACATTCTTCATGATCGGTCTACCCATGCTCTTCTGGTGCGGGTACGCCTCCTTTGGTAAAGG TGTTATCCACATCCTGGCCGAGGGTGTCTTCTTCACCGGCTTTATCAAGGACTTCTTCTCTCTACCCAGACCGCTGTCCCCGCCACTGCATCGAATCACCATGTCCGGATCTGCTGCGTTGGAATATGGCTTCCCTTCGACCCATAGCGCCAACGCCGTGTCAGTGGCCGTGTACGCAGTATTGCTTCTCAGGAGTCCTGAGAACGCCATGCCAGAGACAACCAAGACCGTCCTCGAGGGCTTGTCGTACTTTTATGCCATTTCCATCATTCTCGGTCGGCTGTACTGTGGTATGCATGGCTTCATCGACGTAATCGTGGGCTCGGTCTTGGGTGCTGCAATCTCTCTTGTCGAGTTCCACTACGGCCCGCCGCTGGACGCCTACATGCACAGCAGCTCATGGTGGGCGCCCGTTATCGCTGCTCTCGTCGTCATTGTTCTCGTGAGGATACACCCCGAGCCGGCGGACGACTGCCCTTGTTTCGACGACAGTGTAGCCTTTGCTGGAGTCGTGATTGGCCTGGAGATCGGAACATGGATGTATGGGCGGACTTCAATCGATTCGTTCGGAGGTTCTGCCCATACTGTTGAGTCCATTGATCTCAATGCATTGGGCTGGCACATTGTACTAGCCCGGGTTGTATTCGGCGTAGTTGTCATACTGTTGTGGCGAGAGGTCATGAAACCTACCATGCTCAGAGTTCTGCCTCACCTTTTCCGTCTCCTAGAGAAGGTCGAGTGGAATCTTCCCAGACGTTTCTTTACACCAGCGTCCATGTACAAGTCTATTGACCCGGGCTCGAGGATGGATACGCTTATTCCCAACGTCAGAGACTTGCCCCGTGTAGTCCAGTCCATTCGTCACCCGACAACGCGTGGTCGCTCAGTTTCGATCGGACCACAGAGTGCTGCTGATGCGTATGAGACACTTGCATACCGCGAGCGACGACGTCGGGAGAGCATCGGAAGCAATGGCAGCATCAAGAGCAAGGGCAGTGTGCACGAGCTTCGAGAGAAGAGCAGCGACTGGGAAGGGAAGGGAGCAACGTCTGGTGTTCAAGGCCACCACGGCAATTCGCTTAACGACTTTGAGCGCATGATGGGTACGGGGAGCGTGCTGGCGAGCCCGAGCGAGGAGAAGGGAGAGGTGGAGCTGAGGGTCGGCCAACAGGATGAGATGAGTGAGAAGGAAATGTTTCTTCGACTCATCCGCCCACGAGTGCGTTACGATGTTGAGGTGGTGACCAAGCTGGTTGTTTATACAG GTATTGCTTGGCTGGGCGTCGGCCTCATCCCAATCATGTTCGAGTTGATCGGCCTTGGATCGAACCATCTCCGCACCGCGTAA
- a CDS encoding short-chain dehydrogenase, giving the protein MSGALLPLRARHCLITGAYGGIGAAIASRFAAEGALVTLLGRKEDKLRDLCAQLPPFRDHRLAPLTSSASASASSSPSEAKPAHSYAVMDVSADARDEAVLDDIWVWTSPFPFFKKRTGQIDVLVNAAGIAQFQLLQNTSPQAARELIDTNLMGTIFMSRYMAQRMKRRRADRDACIINVASLLAEKGSPGTSVYAASKAGIIGLTHALSVELGPLRIRTNAIVPGYIETNMLAAMSREPLEKRIPLGRLGRPDEVADAAVFLAQNAYANNCILNLDGGLSAV; this is encoded by the exons ATGTCCGGCGCCCTTCTTCCCCTCCGAGCCCGGCACTGCCTCATCACCGGCGCCTACGGAGGCATCGGCGCCGCAATTGCCTCCCGCTTCGCCGCCGAGGGCGCCCTGGTGACCCTCCTCGGCCGCAAGGAAGACAAGCTACGCGACCTCTGCGCTCAGCTCCCGCCCTTCCGGGATCACCGCCTCGCCCCTCTTACCTCCTCTGCCTCTGCCTCCGCCTCATCGTCGCCCTCAGAGGCTAAACCAGCCCATTCTTACGCCGTCATGGACGTCTCCGCTGACGCTCGTGATGAGGCTGTCCTCGATGATATCTGGGTTT GGACTTCCCCGTTCCCCTTCTTCAAGAAACGTACGGGCCAGATAGACGTCCTTGTCAACGCCGCGGGTATTGCGCAATTCCAGCTGTTGCAAAACACCTCCCCACAGGCCGCAAGAGAGCTCATCGACACAAACCTCATGGGCACTATCTTCATGTCTAGGTACATGGCCCAACGCATGAAGCGCAGGCGCGCAGACAGGGATG CCTGCATTATCAACGTTGCTAGCTTGCTGGCCGAAAAAGGCAGCCCTGGCACCAGTGTCTACGCTGCATCAAAGGCCGGTATCATTG GCCTCACCCACGCCCTGTCCGTCGAGCTAGGGCCATTGCGCATCAGGACCAACGCCATCGTTCCTGGCTACATAGAAACAAACATGCTTGCCG CAATGTCGAGGGAACCTCTTGAGAAGAGGATACCGCTGGGTCGCTTGGGGCGGCCTGACGAGGTCGCCGACGCTGCCGTCTTTCTTGCTCAAAACGCCTACGCCAATAACTGCATCCTGAACTTAGATGGCGGGCTCAGTGCTGTCTGA